One window of the Acaryochloris sp. CCMEE 5410 genome contains the following:
- a CDS encoding PadR family transcriptional regulator, producing MSELNLRLTPNQEVILAALRLHRRYGLEILAAIENSGGKQIGFNSLYPNLKKLEHKGLVQSEWGDESPEEHSRARRKYYRITDVGIRALDLKQELLAGVAAWIPETEGA from the coding sequence ATGTCAGAACTCAACTTACGTTTGACACCTAATCAGGAGGTCATCTTAGCGGCCTTACGATTACATAGACGTTATGGTCTTGAGATTCTAGCTGCTATTGAAAATAGTGGGGGAAAGCAGATTGGTTTTAATTCCCTCTATCCCAATTTGAAGAAATTAGAGCATAAAGGACTCGTCCAGTCGGAATGGGGAGATGAGTCTCCAGAAGAGCATAGTAGGGCAAGACGGAAGTATTACCGGATTACTGATGTAGGCATTAGAGCATTAGATCTTAAACAAGAACTATTAGCTGGGGTAGCAGCCTGGATACCTGAAACAGAAGGGGCATGA
- a CDS encoding cytochrome b N-terminal domain-containing protein translates to MNEKDLELAGKTGRFARQFPQVWQEYQDWLRAIVSSREQLQQRYSKGLASLIFRWRLLYFAIYIVAMAGCKTLVQSRNQLSTRQGDRDKALDLGQTENATQSLQINSTYFILQRIATLLAVAELTLCGLAALTGVMLAFYYQPTAIGAHASLYAIAYQITNGNLILSLHNIAGNGLIVLALVQIVVMFLGRQFMRYWLTAWISGICLALATISLSWTAIILNWDQVGFWRFKIELSIIGSLPAGSFLREVLAGGSAINTLTLQHMYTLHSYVLAIAALLLSIVHLAAHIFQEKSWAQIAPGSWCSSEDTSTV, encoded by the coding sequence ATGAATGAGAAGGACTTAGAGCTTGCAGGCAAAACAGGACGGTTTGCTCGTCAGTTTCCTCAAGTATGGCAAGAGTATCAGGACTGGTTGAGAGCCATTGTCTCTTCTCGGGAGCAACTGCAACAACGCTATTCCAAGGGACTTGCCAGTCTGATATTCAGATGGCGATTGCTGTATTTTGCCATCTACATTGTAGCTATGGCTGGATGTAAGACTTTGGTTCAAAGCCGAAACCAGCTATCGACTCGGCAAGGTGATAGGGATAAGGCTCTTGACTTGGGCCAGACCGAGAACGCAACCCAATCTCTACAAATTAATAGCACCTATTTTATTCTGCAAAGGATAGCGACGCTTTTAGCCGTGGCGGAATTAACCCTATGTGGTCTAGCAGCGCTTACGGGTGTCATGCTGGCGTTCTATTATCAACCGACAGCGATTGGTGCTCATGCATCGTTGTATGCGATCGCATATCAAATTACCAACGGCAATCTGATTCTCAGCCTGCACAACATTGCTGGGAATGGCCTCATAGTTCTGGCTTTAGTCCAAATTGTTGTTATGTTTTTGGGGCGACAGTTTATGAGATATTGGTTAACGGCCTGGATTAGCGGTATTTGCCTAGCCCTAGCAACAATAAGTCTTAGCTGGACCGCCATTATTCTCAATTGGGACCAGGTCGGGTTCTGGCGATTCAAGATTGAGCTCAGCATTATTGGATCCTTACCTGCAGGCTCATTTCTCAGGGAGGTCTTAGCCGGTGGGAGCGCTATCAATACCCTAACGCTGCAGCATATGTATACTTTGCACAGCTACGTACTTGCGATCGCAGCCCTGCTTTTGTCTATTGTTCATCTCGCAGCCCATATCTTCCAAGAAAAATCTTGGGCTCAAATTGCTCCTGGGAGCTGGTGTTCTTCAGAAGATACCAGCACCGTTTAG